A single window of Achromobacter xylosoxidans DNA harbors:
- a CDS encoding PLP-dependent aminotransferase family protein, with protein sequence MIKSTTVRKFNRAMTEPAALLSSPLARGPGALPRQRQLIQRLKQAILAGQLPAGGKLPASRVLADELRISRNTVLIAYEQLTAEGYVIADRQGTRVAPLSAAAASAAKQATRRAAEQAARPAPGPAAGQASRPEAPVFRTAARLSRIIATRAPNDGSLPLTPGTPALTQFPISAWRRAQDRALQAAPAATLGYGPPVGEPALREAIAQYLRVSRGVNCDASRIVITEGAQGALALCVQLLTNPGDTAWLEEPGYRGAKSAFHAGDLNVVAMRVDADGLAINEDDWLTRPPRLIQATPTHQYPTGAVLSLARRLDLLERARRAGAWIIEDDYDSEFRHQGEPIAAMQGLLPDAPVLYVGTFSKTMFPALRLGFLVLPQAIAGPAMPSIVEMLRGGHRLEQLTMAAFIENGQFSRHLGRMRRLYRERQAALREALAQHLGIDHEVLGGHSGLHLTVRLPPDVPDRAVVEQARRLGMNPNALSTFAITPQPQDNGLVIGYGNTSADRYPALVRQLGKLAAALRH encoded by the coding sequence ATGATAAAAAGCACCACGGTCCGTAAATTTAATAGAGCCATGACAGAACCTGCCGCCCTGCTCTCCAGCCCGCTGGCGCGCGGCCCGGGCGCCCTGCCGCGCCAGCGCCAGCTGATCCAGCGGCTCAAGCAGGCCATCCTGGCGGGCCAGTTGCCGGCGGGCGGCAAGCTGCCGGCCTCGCGCGTGCTGGCCGACGAACTGCGCATCTCGCGCAACACCGTGCTGATCGCCTACGAACAGTTGACCGCCGAAGGCTACGTCATCGCCGACCGCCAGGGCACGCGCGTGGCGCCGCTGTCGGCCGCCGCCGCCAGCGCGGCGAAGCAGGCCACCCGGCGCGCCGCCGAGCAGGCGGCCAGACCGGCCCCCGGGCCGGCCGCGGGACAGGCGTCCCGGCCCGAGGCGCCCGTCTTTCGCACCGCCGCCCGCCTGTCGCGCATCATCGCGACGCGCGCCCCCAACGATGGCTCGCTGCCGCTCACGCCCGGCACCCCCGCGCTGACCCAGTTTCCCATCAGCGCGTGGCGCCGGGCCCAGGACCGGGCGCTGCAGGCGGCGCCCGCCGCCACGCTGGGCTACGGCCCGCCGGTGGGCGAACCCGCGCTGCGCGAAGCCATCGCCCAGTACCTGCGGGTGTCGCGCGGGGTCAATTGCGATGCCTCGCGCATCGTCATCACGGAAGGCGCCCAGGGCGCGCTGGCACTGTGCGTGCAACTGCTGACCAATCCCGGCGACACCGCCTGGCTGGAGGAACCCGGCTACCGCGGCGCGAAGTCGGCCTTCCACGCGGGCGACCTGAACGTGGTGGCGATGCGGGTCGACGCCGACGGCCTGGCCATCAACGAGGACGACTGGCTCACCCGGCCGCCGCGCCTGATCCAGGCCACGCCCACGCACCAGTACCCGACCGGCGCCGTGCTGTCGCTGGCGCGCCGGCTCGACCTGCTGGAACGGGCGCGCCGCGCCGGCGCCTGGATCATCGAGGACGACTACGACAGCGAATTCCGCCACCAGGGCGAGCCGATCGCCGCGATGCAGGGCCTGCTGCCCGACGCGCCGGTGCTGTACGTGGGCACGTTCAGCAAGACCATGTTCCCGGCGCTGCGGCTGGGCTTCCTGGTGCTGCCGCAGGCGATCGCCGGGCCGGCCATGCCTTCGATCGTGGAAATGCTGCGCGGCGGGCACCGGCTGGAACAGCTGACGATGGCCGCCTTCATCGAAAACGGCCAGTTCTCGCGTCACCTGGGCCGCATGCGGCGGCTGTACCGCGAGCGCCAGGCGGCGCTGCGCGAGGCGCTGGCGCAACACCTGGGCATCGACCATGAAGTGCTGGGCGGCCACAGCGGCCTGCACCTGACGGTGCGGCTGCCGCCCGATGTGCCCGACCGCGCCGTCGTCGAGCAGGCGCGCCGGCTGGGCATGAATCCGAACGCGCTGTCGACTTTCGCCATCACGCCGCAGCCGCAGGACAACGGCCTGGTGATCGGCTACGGCAACACCAGCGCCGACCGCTACCCGGCGCTGGTCAGGCAATTGGGCAAGCTGGCGGCGGCGCTGCGCCACTGA
- a CDS encoding GNAT family N-acetyltransferase: MQPRVNAYQQPIGPDLSGWTPRPRPPVAPAQGRYCRLEPLSAERHAADLYAAFSQAPDGRDWTYMSVGPFADAAAYRQFAEQAQAHAASDPMHHAVMDLASGRAIGSLSLMRIDPANGVIEVGFVAFSPLLKRTRIATEAQFLLMRRAFDELGYRRYEWKCDSLNAPSRAAAARLGFQFEGIFRQATVYKGRSRDTAWFSIIDSEWPALRAAYENWLSPDNFDAEGNQRQGLAELIAREKAACA; encoded by the coding sequence ATGCAACCGCGCGTCAATGCATATCAACAACCCATCGGCCCCGACCTGTCCGGCTGGACGCCGCGCCCGCGTCCGCCGGTGGCGCCGGCGCAGGGCCGCTACTGCCGCCTGGAGCCGCTGTCGGCCGAACGCCACGCGGCGGACCTGTACGCCGCCTTCAGCCAGGCGCCCGATGGCCGCGACTGGACCTACATGAGCGTCGGCCCCTTCGCCGACGCGGCCGCCTACCGCCAGTTCGCCGAGCAGGCGCAGGCCCATGCCGCCAGCGATCCCATGCACCATGCGGTCATGGACCTGGCCAGCGGCCGCGCGATCGGCTCGTTGTCGCTGATGCGCATCGACCCCGCCAACGGCGTCATCGAGGTCGGTTTCGTGGCGTTCTCGCCGCTGCTCAAGCGCACCCGCATCGCCACCGAGGCGCAGTTCCTGCTGATGCGCCGCGCCTTCGACGAGCTGGGCTACCGTCGCTATGAATGGAAGTGCGACAGCCTGAACGCGCCGTCGCGCGCCGCCGCGGCCCGCCTGGGCTTCCAGTTCGAAGGCATCTTCCGCCAGGCCACCGTCTACAAGGGCCGCAGCCGCGACACCGCCTGGTTCTCGATCATCGACAGCGAATGGCCGGCCCTGCGCGCGGCCTATGAGAACTGGTTGAGCCCCGACAATTTCGACGCCGAGGGCAACCAGCGCCAGGGCCTGGCGGAGCTGATCGCCCGGGAAAAGGCCGCGTGCGCCTGA
- a CDS encoding DMT family transporter, which produces MRLIPVALALFWGLNWPAVKIVLSICPPFTLRLLGLGSGALLLLALARMKRLALLPPRASWPGIVVGGILAVAVFNLAVAWAQLSTSTSRAAVLTFTMPMMSALLAWAVLGERLDRRRGLALLLGAAGVAVLAWPVLRAIFADHDLAAARGLVFPLTAAFGWAAGTVYLKRWPVMGHRIVVTAWQLAVGAACALGGVLLAGEAFPTQGWSARVAGALAFHIVLGTAVAYWLWFVLSERVSATVAALTTLMVPVVGVLGAMALVGDRPDAADWWGFALVLAGAALIVLNLGGGRRA; this is translated from the coding sequence GTGCGCCTGATCCCGGTTGCGTTGGCGCTGTTCTGGGGCCTGAACTGGCCGGCGGTCAAGATCGTGTTGTCGATCTGCCCGCCGTTCACCCTGCGCCTGCTGGGGCTGGGCAGCGGCGCCTTGCTGCTGCTGGCGCTGGCGCGCATGAAAAGGCTGGCGCTGCTGCCGCCGCGGGCCTCGTGGCCGGGCATCGTGGTCGGCGGCATCCTGGCCGTCGCGGTGTTCAACCTGGCGGTGGCCTGGGCCCAGCTCAGCACCAGCACGTCGCGCGCCGCCGTGCTCACGTTCACCATGCCGATGATGTCGGCATTGCTGGCCTGGGCGGTGCTGGGCGAACGGCTGGACCGCCGCCGCGGCCTGGCCTTGCTGCTGGGCGCCGCCGGCGTGGCGGTGCTGGCCTGGCCGGTGCTGCGCGCCATCTTTGCCGATCATGACCTGGCCGCCGCGCGCGGCCTGGTGTTCCCGCTCACCGCCGCCTTCGGGTGGGCCGCCGGCACGGTCTACCTGAAGCGCTGGCCGGTGATGGGGCATCGCATCGTGGTGACGGCCTGGCAGCTGGCGGTAGGCGCGGCCTGCGCGCTGGGCGGCGTGCTGCTGGCGGGCGAAGCCTTTCCGACGCAGGGCTGGAGCGCGCGCGTGGCGGGCGCGCTGGCGTTCCACATCGTGCTGGGCACGGCCGTGGCGTACTGGCTGTGGTTCGTGCTGAGCGAACGGGTCAGCGCGACGGTGGCGGCCTTGACCACGTTGATGGTGCCGGTGGTCGGGGTGCTGGGCGCGATGGCGCTGGTGGGGGACCGCCCCGATGCCGCCGACTGGTGGGGCTTCGCGCTGGTGCTGGCGGGCGCGGCGTTGATCGTGTTGAACCTGGGCGGTGGGCGCCGGGCCTGA
- a CDS encoding DMT family transporter, with the protein MSAIAAAMAPSRRALDTLATSVMLLLCVCWGFQQIAIKLVAADISPIMQVGLRSAFAALVLGAVVWRAEGSRALRDGTLGAGVLVGLLFGFEFLAIAQGLVYTTASHMSVFLYTAPIFTALGLHWRVPEERMAPLQWLGVAVAFGGIAVAFLGNGQPQAANAASNMLLGDALGLLGGLLWGATTVAIRRTALSEAAPSKTLFYQMAIAALVLLVYAAATGNAGIRYTPAAMLSVAFQSVVVALSSYLAWFWLLRRYLASRLSILSFMTPLFGVSFGVLILDEPLDGAFVVGALMVLAGISLVSGAGLLREKLRRGKRA; encoded by the coding sequence CTGGGGTTTCCAGCAGATCGCCATCAAGCTGGTGGCGGCCGACATCTCGCCCATCATGCAGGTCGGCCTGCGCTCGGCCTTCGCCGCGCTGGTGCTGGGCGCGGTGGTGTGGCGCGCCGAAGGTTCGCGCGCGCTGCGCGACGGCACGCTGGGCGCCGGCGTGCTGGTGGGCCTGCTGTTCGGCTTCGAGTTCCTGGCGATCGCGCAGGGGCTGGTCTACACCACCGCCTCGCACATGTCGGTGTTCCTGTACACCGCGCCGATCTTCACGGCGCTGGGCCTGCATTGGCGCGTTCCCGAGGAACGCATGGCGCCGCTGCAATGGCTGGGCGTGGCGGTGGCCTTTGGCGGCATCGCCGTGGCCTTCCTGGGCAACGGCCAGCCGCAAGCGGCCAACGCCGCCAGCAACATGCTGCTGGGCGACGCGCTCGGGCTGCTGGGCGGGCTGCTGTGGGGCGCCACCACGGTCGCGATCCGCCGCACCGCGCTGTCGGAAGCGGCGCCTTCCAAGACCCTGTTCTACCAGATGGCGATCGCCGCGCTGGTGCTGCTGGTCTATGCGGCGGCCACCGGCAACGCCGGCATCCGCTACACGCCTGCGGCCATGCTGAGCGTGGCGTTCCAGTCGGTGGTGGTGGCGCTGTCGAGCTACCTGGCGTGGTTCTGGCTGCTGCGGCGCTACCTGGCCTCGCGCCTGTCGATCCTGTCGTTCATGACGCCGCTGTTCGGGGTGTCGTTCGGCGTGCTGATCCTGGACGAGCCGCTGGACGGCGCCTTCGTCGTCGGCGCGCTGATGGTGCTGGCCGGCATCTCGCTGGTGAGCGGCGCCGGTCTGCTGCGCGAGAAGCTGCGGCGCGGCAAGCGCGCCTGA